Proteins encoded by one window of Aphis gossypii isolate Hap1 chromosome X, ASM2018417v2, whole genome shotgun sequence:
- the LOC114127008 gene encoding charged multivesicular body protein 4b-like isoform X2, with protein sequence MENILDIPGIVAIPENKMNFLRKFFGGKKKEKKKPLSELDLLQKCRSTEQFLIARREILDKNIKKELATIKANIKINRQVALNALKRKKIYENQLSQIDEILLTVIRQNMLALTYVTTQTQFL encoded by the exons gaATAGTAGCCATTcccgaaaataaaatgaatttcttGCGCAAGTTTTTTGGaggaaagaaaaaagaaaaaaagaaaccaCTAAGCGAATTAGATTTGTTGCAAAAATGTCGATCCACAGAACAGTTTTTGATAGCAAGACGTGAAATTCTGgacaagaatataaaaaaggagTTGGCTACAATTAAAGCAAATATCAAGATTAATAGACAAG TTGCATTGAATGCATTAAAACGTAAAAAGATTTATGAAAATCAGCTATCCCAGattgatgaaattttattGACTGTTATAAGACAAAATATGTTGGCCTTAACATATGTCACCACACAAACACAATTTCTGTGA